CTCGCCCGTAGCCGGTGAACCGTGCCGTCCCGTCCGTCGCCTCCCCACTCGGGGCGTCCCGGGTCTCGGTCTCGAGTGTCATCGCCGCTCGCCCTCCGTGACGGCACCGGAAGCGCTCGCGACGTCGCCTCTCCCACGCGTACTCTCGCAGTTGTGCGTGTGAACCCAGGCGCCGGGCTCGATTCGCTCGGTCGCCTCGCCGATCACCTCGCCGTACTTCCTGACGCGGTCGCCGGCGTCGATAGCGGTCACCGCGACCTTGTGACCGAACGGGACCGGTTCGCGGAGCGCGACCGACTCCCCCTCGCCGAGCGCGATCTCCCGACCCGACTCGAGGTCCTCCAGCGCGGTCGCGACGGTGTCCCGCTCGGTCATCAACAGCGCGCACTCGTCGAGGACCCGTCCCTTCATCGTGCCTCACCCCGGAGCCCGACGAGCTCCTCGGGCTGGATCTCGTTGATCGCGAACTCCTCGAGCCGTCGGTACTCCGCCTCGGTGGGCCGCCCGCTCGCGACCTCGAGCAGCAGGTCGAACAGCCGTTCGCCGACGCCCTCGAGCGACTCGCCCGAGATGACCGTGCTGGCGTCGAAGTCAACGTTGTTCGAGAGCCGTTCCCAGGTCTTTGGGTTTCCGGTGACCTTGATCACCGGGGCGATCGGGTTGCCGGTCGTGCTGCCGCGCCCTGTGGTGAAGGCGATCACCTGCGCGCCGCCGGCGACCTTCCCGACGACGCTCTCGACGTCGTACCCCGGCGTGTCCATGAGGACGAGCCCGCCCCCGGTCGGGAGGCGTTCGGCGTACTCGACCATCCCCTGTACCGGCGTGGTCCCGCCCTTCGAGATCGCGCCGAGGCTCTTCTCCTCGATCGTCGTCAGCCCGCCCTCCTGGTTGCCGGGCGTGGGCTGTGCGCCGCGGAGGTCGACGCCCATCAGCTGTGCCATCTCCTCCCGCATCGCGACGCGCTCGAGCAGCCACTCCCGGGTGGTCTCGTCCGCACACCGCTCGGCGAGGATGTGCTCGGCGCCGATGAACTCCGGCGTCTCGCTGAAACAGGCGGTGCCGCCCGCCTCGACGAGCCGGTCACACGCGTTGCCGACCGCGGGGTTCGCCGCGATCCCACTGGTGGCGTCGCTGCCACCACACTCGACGCCGAAGACGAGTTCGGCGGCGTCGGCCGTCTCCCGTCGTGCGTCCTCTACCTCCGCGACGAGCGACCGTGCGGTGTCCGTCCCCACCTCGATCGCGGCGCTCGTCCCCCCGACCTCACGGATCGAGAGCGTCTCGACGGGTTTTCCGGACGCGGCGATCCGGTCGGC
This region of Halalkalicoccus sp. CGA53 genomic DNA includes:
- a CDS encoding UxaA family hydrolase, with the protein product MKGRVLDECALLMTERDTVATALEDLESGREIALGEGESVALREPVPFGHKVAVTAIDAGDRVRKYGEVIGEATERIEPGAWVHTHNCESTRGRGDVASASGAVTEGERR
- a CDS encoding UxaA family hydrolase, encoding MAEFTGFRRSDGSVGVRNHVAVIPTSVSASALATRIGADAGDRVRATPHQMGANQPEVAREQTQRVLTGVGRNPNVGAALLVELGTEAIDVEALADRIAASGKPVETLSIREVGGTSAAIEVGTDTARSLVAEVEDARRETADAAELVFGVECGGSDATSGIAANPAVGNACDRLVEAGGTACFSETPEFIGAEHILAERCADETTREWLLERVAMREEMAQLMGVDLRGAQPTPGNQEGGLTTIEEKSLGAISKGGTTPVQGMVEYAERLPTGGGLVLMDTPGYDVESVVGKVAGGAQVIAFTTGRGSTTGNPIAPVIKVTGNPKTWERLSNNVDFDASTVISGESLEGVGERLFDLLLEVASGRPTEAEYRRLEEFAINEIQPEELVGLRGEAR